TGCAGCGCCGTGGTCAGCCCCGCCTCCCCGATGACATACGCCGAGCCACCCGGCCGCTGGTCGTCGAGGAACCTGGCCGTGGCGAGCGCGGACGTCCAGATGGCCTCCGGCGGCACCTCAAGGCCCACACCGCGCAGCCGTGCCGACAGGTCGCGCGGGGTGTAGATGGAGTTGTTGGTCAGCACCAGGAACCGCTTGCCGGACTCGCGGAGCCTGGTGATGAACTCGCCGGCCCCCGGCACGGGAAGCCCCTCGTGCACCAGCACACCGTCCATGTCGGACAACCAGCACTCGATCCGCTTGCGCTCGTTCACTGTTCTCCCGCGTTCGGGGGTCGTCGGCGTACGGCAACAAGGATGACACCACCGGTACCGGAGGTGACCGGCGGGAGGGCGGACATGTGGAAACCTCTCCCTGTCAGCTCGGTGACGTTCAGCGGCCGCTCAGCGCGGCGCGAACGCCTCCAGCGCCTCCTCGGCGCGGCGCATCGCGGCGTCGGGGTCGGCGTCGGGTGCGCCGACGGCGGGGTCGAAGTTGAGGTCGAGGAACAACTCGGTCATGCCGGTGGCGGCGACGGCCTCGATGTCGTCCCTGATCTGGTCAGGCGTGCCGGTCAGCCTGGTGCGTTCCCCGTCCCGCGCCGCGCCGACGCGGACGACGCCTCGGCAGACGAAGCGCAGCTCGCCGGGGTCGCGGCCGGCCTCACGAGCCGCTTCCTTCACAATGTAGATCTGCTCGGGGAGCGTGTCCAGGTCGGCACGGCTGGAGCTGATCCACCCGTCCGCCAGCTCACCCGCGCGCCGCAGCGCCGCCGGAGCGGTGCCGCCGAGCAGGACCGGTGGCGGCGGCACCGGTTTGGGGTCCTGGCTGGACGGCGGGATGTCGTAGAACTCGCCCTTGTGCGACACCAGGTCCTCGGTCCACAGCCGCCGCAGCACGTGCAGGTACTCCACGGCACGCCGGCCGCGCGCCGCCATCGTCACCCCGCTCGCGGTGTACTCCTCCGGCATCCAGCCGAGCCCGAGCCCCGCGTCCAGCCGTCCCCGCGACACCTCCTGCAAGGTGGCGAGCTGCTTGGCGAGCAGCGGCGGCGAGTAGAACGGCATGTTGAGCACGGCGACCCCGAGCCGGATCCTGCTGGTCACCCCGGCGAGGAACGACAGCGTCACCACCGGGTCCTGCACACTGCGGTACACCGGCGCCAGCGGCTCCCCCGCCGGGTGCAGCAGCCGCTGGAACGTCCACAGCGACGCGTACCCGAGCTCCTCGGCCCGCCGCGCCACCGCCACCATGTTCCCCGGCGTCGCCCAGGTCCCCGACACCGGTACCCCGAACCCAATCTTCATGCCGCAACCCTATTCCCCTGCCCGTCGCCGCTCCGGCGCGCGGGGCGGCGTGGCGGACTAGGGTGGGCCGGTGGAC
The window above is part of the Sphaerisporangium rubeum genome. Proteins encoded here:
- a CDS encoding TIGR03619 family F420-dependent LLM class oxidoreductase, translated to MKIGFGVPVSGTWATPGNMVAVARRAEELGYASLWTFQRLLHPAGEPLAPVYRSVQDPVVTLSFLAGVTSRIRLGVAVLNMPFYSPPLLAKQLATLQEVSRGRLDAGLGLGWMPEEYTASGVTMAARGRRAVEYLHVLRRLWTEDLVSHKGEFYDIPPSSQDPKPVPPPPVLLGGTAPAALRRAGELADGWISSSRADLDTLPEQIYIVKEAAREAGRDPGELRFVCRGVVRVGAARDGERTRLTGTPDQIRDDIEAVAATGMTELFLDLNFDPAVGAPDADPDAAMRRAEEALEAFAPR